A single Xenopus laevis strain J_2021 chromosome 3S, Xenopus_laevis_v10.1, whole genome shotgun sequence DNA region contains:
- the tmem127.S gene encoding transmembrane protein 127 S homeolog isoform X1, whose protein sequence is MWGVDLYFISYSRDPQPVTREKHVALRPPGYCSQWPQSRVKRLCSDMFAPGGSGGSSMPRRRGHGAHTLPKQPERSLASALPGALSITALCTALAEPAWLHIHGGTCMRQELGVADVLGTEDPKLLSEFCMNRQTILLLRVIAGFCFLGIACSMTAFLLDVFGPKHPALKITRRYAFAHILTVLQCATVIGFCYWASELILALQQQHKKYHGSQVYVTFAVSFYLVAGAGGASILATAANLLRHYPTEEEEQALELLSEMETDSYPAEYDVMNPFQPPPAYTP, encoded by the exons atgtgggggGTTGACCTTTATTTTATATCCTACagccgtgatccccaaccagtgactcgcgagaaacatgttgctctccgaccccctggctattgctcccagtggcctcaaagcag AGTGAAACGTCTCTGCTCGGACATGTTTGCACCCGGCGGGTCCGGTGGCTCGTCCATGCCAAGAAGAAGGGGTCATGGAGCACACACTCTCCCTAAGCAGCCTGAGAGGAGCCTCGCATCAGCACTCCCTGGTGCACTCTCTATCACAGCCCTCTGCACTGCACTAGCAGAACCTGCCTGGCTCCATATTCATGGAGGAACATGTATGCGCCAAGAACTCGGTGTGGCAGACGTTCTAGGGACTGAAGACCCTAAACTTCTGAGTG AGTTCTGCATGAACCGTCAGACCATCCTTCTCCTCCGGGTTATCGCCGGCTTCTGCTTTCTGGGCATTGCTTGCAGCATGACTGCATTCCTTCTGGATGTGTTTGGACCCAAGCACCCAGCACTGAAAATTACAAGGCGCTATGCGTTTGCCCACATTCTCACAG TTTTGCAGTGTGCAACAGTGATTGGATTCTGCTACTGGGCCTCGGAGCTTATTCTTGCCCTACAGCAGCAGCACAAGAAATACCATGGTTCCCAAGTTTATGTTACTTTTGCAGTCAGTTTCTACCTGGTGGCAGGGGCTGGCGGAGCATCAATCTTGGCTACCGCTGCCAACCTTCTCCGCCATTACCCTACAGAAGAAGAGGAACAGGCTTTGGAGTTGCTATCAGAGATGGAGACTGACTCCTACCCAGCAGAGTATGATGTCATGAACCCGTTCCAGCCCCCGCCTGCGTATACTCCATAA
- the tmem127.S gene encoding transmembrane protein 127 S homeolog, protein MFAPGGSGGSSMPRRRGHGAHTLPKQPERSLASALPGALSITALCTALAEPAWLHIHGGTCMRQELGVADVLGTEDPKLLSEFCMNRQTILLLRVIAGFCFLGIACSMTAFLLDVFGPKHPALKITRRYAFAHILTVLQCATVIGFCYWASELILALQQQHKKYHGSQVYVTFAVSFYLVAGAGGASILATAANLLRHYPTEEEEQALELLSEMETDSYPAEYDVMNPFQPPPAYTP, encoded by the exons ATGTTTGCACCCGGCGGGTCCGGTGGCTCGTCCATGCCAAGAAGAAGGGGTCATGGAGCACACACTCTCCCTAAGCAGCCTGAGAGGAGCCTCGCATCAGCACTCCCTGGTGCACTCTCTATCACAGCCCTCTGCACTGCACTAGCAGAACCTGCCTGGCTCCATATTCATGGAGGAACATGTATGCGCCAAGAACTCGGTGTGGCAGACGTTCTAGGGACTGAAGACCCTAAACTTCTGAGTG AGTTCTGCATGAACCGTCAGACCATCCTTCTCCTCCGGGTTATCGCCGGCTTCTGCTTTCTGGGCATTGCTTGCAGCATGACTGCATTCCTTCTGGATGTGTTTGGACCCAAGCACCCAGCACTGAAAATTACAAGGCGCTATGCGTTTGCCCACATTCTCACAG TTTTGCAGTGTGCAACAGTGATTGGATTCTGCTACTGGGCCTCGGAGCTTATTCTTGCCCTACAGCAGCAGCACAAGAAATACCATGGTTCCCAAGTTTATGTTACTTTTGCAGTCAGTTTCTACCTGGTGGCAGGGGCTGGCGGAGCATCAATCTTGGCTACCGCTGCCAACCTTCTCCGCCATTACCCTACAGAAGAAGAGGAACAGGCTTTGGAGTTGCTATCAGAGATGGAGACTGACTCCTACCCAGCAGAGTATGATGTCATGAACCCGTTCCAGCCCCCGCCTGCGTATACTCCATAA
- the stard7.S gene encoding stAR-related lipid transfer protein 7, mitochondrial — MQRAGMWQRAFRGASAGVLGWLRSRLTPLCWNGCTRQRSARALVRGLRYSYRPGRTGRLLAALTGAFLWEEERVREEEILRSAEDMKRMRPGVNTFQGQISANTEDQGWELVVDKKDFKLWRRPIEGTHLYQYRVYGSYRDVTPRQFFNVQLDTEYRKKWDALVIKLDVIERDTVSGSEVIHWVTHFPYPMYSRDYVYVRKYHVDQENNLMVLVSRAVEHPSIQESPDYVRVRNYQSQMVIQPHTSFDENGFDYLLTYSDNPQTVFPRYCVNWMVSSGMPDFLDKLHMATVQAKNQEIKVRDYISFRPQDCVSESRASPERKNAAAHPAPHMEYA; from the exons ATGCAGCGGGCCGGGATGTGGCAGCGGGCATTTCGAGGGGCTTCAGCGGGGGTCCTGGGTTGGTTGCGCTCCCGCCTGACACCCCTGTGCTGGAATGGATGCACCAGGCAGCGCAGCGCCCGGGCCCTCGTTCGCGGGCTACGGTACAGTTACAGGCCGGGGAGGACGGGCAGGCTCCTGGCAGCGCTCACCGGGGCCTTCTTATGGGAAGAGGAGCGAGTACGAGAAGAGGAGATCCTAAG GTCAGCCGAGGACATGAAGCGCATGAGGCCGGGGGTTAATACATTCCAAGGGCAGATTTCTGCCAACACTGAAGACCAGGGATGGGAACTGGTGGTGGACAAAAAGGATTTCAAACTATGGAGGCGCCCAATTGAAGGGACGCACCTGTATCAATACAGAG TGTATGGGTCGTACAGAGACGTCACCCCTCGTCAGTTCTTTAACGTTCAG CTGGATACAGAATACCGCAAGAAATGGGACGCACTGGTCATTAAACTGGATGTCATTGAGCGGGATACAGTCTCTGGATCGGAAGTCATTCACTGGGTTACTCACTTTCCT TACCCCATGTATTCACGGGATTACGTCTACGTAAGGAAATATCACGTTGATCAAGAAAATAACCTTATGGTATTAGTATCTAG AGCGGTGGAACATCCCTCCATTCAGGAATCTCCAGATTACGTCCGAGTGCGCAATTACCAGTCCCAAATGGTTATCCAGCCTCACACGTCATTTGATGAG AATGGCTTTGATTACCTGCTGACCTACAGTGACAACCCACAGACTGTATTCCCACGCTATTGTGTCAACTGGATGGTGTCTAGTG GAATGCCGGATTTTCTGGACAAATTACATATGGCAACTGTGCAGGCTAAGAACCAGGAGATTAAAGTGAGAGATTACATCTCCTTCCGCCCCCAGGACTGTGTCAGTGAGAGCAGAGCCAGCCCAGAAAGGAAAAACGCTGCTGCCCATCCTGCACCGCACATGGAATATGCGTAA
- the adra2b.S gene encoding alpha-2B adrenergic receptor — protein sequence MVSPLSYSIQATAVIAAIITFLVLFTIFGNVLVIIAVLTSRSLKAPQNLFLVSLAAADILVATLIIPFSLANELMGYWHFGKTWCEMYLALDVLFCTSSIVHLCAISLDRYWSVSQAIEYNSKRTPKRIKCIILIVWTLAALISLPPLIYKGKSKDPNAKPECKLNDEPWYILSSSICSFFAPCLIMILVYLRIYLIFKRRNRKNTTGNKLKKTAPGLFNHMNKHSMNSTQAQTQCSIISSQEKRGSAVDDLHHGVPVLSSKLEQRNGHSDSFGLQHQGQNLKHINGHEPEVMDTVATVRGVMLVPKGAKYSDISSAKKKSYINREKRFTFVLAVVIGVFVLCWFPFFFTYSLGAICTELCYIPDSVFQFFFWIGYCNSSLNPVIYTIFNQDFRKAFRRILCSHWSQTTW from the coding sequence ATGGTTTCTCCCCTTTCATACTCCATCCAGGCTACTGCTGTCATTGCAGCCATCATTACCTTccttgttctcttcaccatttttGGAAATGTGTTGGTCATCATAGCTGTGCTAACGAGTCGTTCTTTGAAAGCTCCTCAGAACTTATTTTTAGTGTCTCTGGCTGCGGCTGATATTTTAGTGGCTACCCTGATAATACCCTTTTCCTTAGCCAATGAGTTAATGGGATACTGGCATTTTGGCAAGACCTGGTGCGAGATGTATTTGGCCTTGGATGTTCTATTCTGCACCTCCTCCATTGTGCACCTATGTGCCATCAGCCTGGATAGATACTGGTCAGTAAGCCAAGCTATAGAGTATAATTCCAAGAGGactccaaaaaggattaaatgCATCATCCTCATTGTTTGGACACTTGCAGCCTTGATCTCTCTGCCACCATTGATTTATAAAGGCAAAAGCAAAGACCCAAATGCCAAACCTGAATGCAAGTTGAACGACGAGCCCTGGTATATACTTTCTTCTAGCATCTGTTCCTTCTTTGCACCTTGCCTTATTATGATCCTGGTGTATCTAAGAATCTATCTTATTTTCAAACGCAGGAACAGGAAGAACACGACAGGCAACAAACTTAAGAAAACGGCACCTGGACTCTTCAACCATATGAATAAACATAGTATGAACAGTACACAAGCACAAACTCAATGTAGTATTATTTCTTCACAGGAAAAAAGAGGGTCAGCGGTAGATGATCTCCACCATGGTGTCCCAGTGTTGTCTTCAAAACTTGAACAACGCAATGGCCACTCAGATTCATTTGGTCTTCAGCATCAAGGGCAGAACCTAAAACACATCAATGGTCATGAGCCTGAAGTGATGGACACAGTTGCCACTGTCAGAGGGGTGATGCTGGTGCCAAAAGGAGCTAAATATTCGGATATAAGTTCAGCCAAGAAGAAAAGTTATATAAACAGGGAAAAAAGGTTCACCTTTGTACTGGCTGTGGTTATAGGGGTATTTGTCCTTTGCTGGTTCCCATTCTTTTTCACCTACAGCCTTGGAGCCATCTGCACTGAACTCTGTTACATTCCAGACAGTGTCTTTCAGTTTTTCTTCTGGATCGGATACTGCAACAGCTCCCTTAACCCTGTTATATACACCATTTTCAACCAGGACTTCAGAAAGGCTTTCCGAAGGATTCTGTGCAGTCACTGGTCACAGACAACATGGTGA